Below is a genomic region from Helicobacter pylori.
GTTTTTATTACCTAATACTTGCATTCTTATTAGCGTGATTTTACTTGAAAAATTTAAACCATTTTTAATCTCAAAACATAAGGAGTTTGCGTTGCATAAAAAAGTTCTGTTGGCTTTAACTGCCAGCTTGATTTGCCAAGAGTCTTTGTTCGCTAAAGATAAAGACTACACTTTGGGTAAGGTTTCTACTGCCGGGAAAAAGGACAAATCTGATTATTCTGGGCAGGTCAATTTGGGTTATAGCGGGATCACCGCGCCTAAGAGTTGGCAAGATGAAGAAGTGAAAAAATACACAGGAAGCCGCACGGTGATCTCTAATAAAGCGCTCACCCAACAAGCTAACCAAAGCATTGAAGAAGCTTTACAGAATGTCCCAGGTCTGCAAATTAGGAATGCGACAGGTGTAGGGGCTATGCCTACTATCCAAATCCGTGGCTTTGGAGCGGGGGGTTCAGGGCATAGCGATGCGACGCTTATGTTAGTTAATGGTATTCCTGTTTATATGGCCCCCTACGCTCACATTGAGCTAGACATTTTCCCTGTTACCTTTCAAGCCATTGATCGCATTGATGTGATTAAGGGTGGAGGCAGCGTGCAATATGGGCCTAACACTTATGGGGGTATTGTCAATATCATCACTAAGCCTATCCCCAATCAATGGGAAAACCAAGCGGCTGAAAGGATCACTTATTGGGCTAAGGCTAGAAACGCTGGGTTTGCCGCTCCCCCTGATAAAACCGGTGATCCTTCTTTCATCAAGTCTTTAGGCAATAACCTCCTCTATAACACTTATGTGCGAAGTGGTGGGATGATCAATAAGCATGTGGGTATCCAAGCGCAAGCTAACTGGGTTAGAGGGCAAGGCTTTAGGGACAATAGCCCCTCTAGTATTTCAAACTATTGGCTAGATGGGGTCTATGACATCAACGAAAACAACGGGATTAAAGCCTATTACCAATACTACGATTTTGCTATCGCTCAACCGGGATCACTCAGCGAGCAAGATTACAAAATAAACCGCTTCGCTAATTTACGCCCTATCAACCAAAAAGGCGGGCGCTCACAACGCTTTGGGGCTGTGTATGAAAACCGCTTTGGGGATTTAGACAGAGTGGGCGGGACTTTCAGCTTCACTTACTATGGGCAGTTGATGACTAGGGACTTTCAAGTAAGCTCCAGCTACAATAGCGCTAACACGGTTACTTGTTTTAGCGAAGCGGCATGTAGGGCGGCAGGACTCCCGGCGGGGTATAACTTGGCTGTGCCTTATTATGCCACCAACTACAATGGTTGGGCAGAAGTAGAAAACCCTGTGCGCTCCATTAACAACGCTTTTGAGCCTAAAGTGAATTTGATCGTCAATACCGGGAAGGTCAGGCAAACCTTTATCATGGGCTTGCGTTTCATGACCACCACTTTTTTACAACGCCAATACTTAAACACCAACGAATGCGCCACCAAAACGAGCGGTGAGGGGGCAGGATTCTTGTGTGAGGGCGCTAATGTGATGAGCGGTTGGAAACCCCACATCAAGCATGGCGTTTATAGAAACTGGAATAACTGGCGTAACAATTACACAGCGGTTTATTTGAGCGATCGCATTGAAGCTTGGGACGGGCGCTTTTTCATCGTGCCTGGTTTGCGCTATGCTTTTGTGCAATACAACAACGAAAATGCGGCTAACTGGGTGCAAATCCCTGAGAAGGATTTAAGAAAAATCAAGCACATGAACAATTGGATGCCCTCAACCAACATTGGCTTTATCCCTGTGCAAGGCGATCACAATGTGCTGACCTACTTCAACTACCAACGCTCTTTCGTCCCGCCTCAATTAGACGTTTTGAGCTATGGAGGAGCGGAGTATTTTACCCAACACTTTGACACGGTGGAAGCAGGAGCGCGCTACACCTATAAAGATAAATTCAGCTTCAATGCGGACTACTTCAGGATTTGGGCGCGCGATTTTGCCACCGGGCAGTATTCAGTCTATACAAGCGGCCCTATGAAAGGGAATGTGCGCCCCATTAATGGCTATTCTCAAGGCGTGGAGCTAGAATTGTATTACAGGCCTATTAGAGGGTTGCAATTCCATGCCGCTTTCAACTACATTGACACTCGTGTAACCAGCCATGGCCCTTTAACAGACTTGAACGGGGATGTGCTAAAAGGGACTAGCTATAACAAGCATTTCCCTTTTGTAAGCCCTTTCCAGTTCATTTTTGACGCTCGTTACAATTGGCGTAAAACCACCATTGGTATTTCTAGCTATTTTTATAGCCGTGCTTATAGCGGGATTAGCAACAGCACAGCAGGAGGCTATTATGGGATGCAATATTATAGTGGGGGGAACAACTATGAAAGCGTTCTTAATAGCGGTTATCAATGCGAAGCTTGGTGTATGACCCAACATGAAGGGCTATTGCCTTGGTATTGGGTGTGGAATATCCAAGTGAGCCAAATTTTTTGGGAAAACGGGAGACACAGAGTTACAGGAAGCTTGCAAATTAATAATATTTTCAACATGAAGTATTATTTTACAGGGATTGGCTCTAGCCCTGCAGGCTTGCAACCTGCACCTGGAAGATCGGTTACAGCGTATTTGAACTACACTTTCTAAAGGCTTTAAAAAGGAGGGGGATTATTGCGCAATGATAAGCCGCTCAAGTTAGCCGCTTAGCAATTTTATTGAAATGATGAAATCTTTATTTAAGAATATTCCAAATAAGTTTCTTTGAGACTGGCCTTAGCCCTTTGCCAATTAGGCAAATACAAACTCAGCAAATCCCTAAAATATTCGTTATGGTGGCGCGCTTTTAAATGCAATAATTCATGCACAACCACATATTCAATGCCCTTTCTAGGCGCTTTAGCCAATTCCAAATTAAAAAGTAGGGTGCGTTTAGCAATATTACAACTCCCCCATATCCGTTTCATTTTTTGGATTCTAAAGCCTTGTATGCTTTCGTTTAAAATCTTTTCGTATTGGTTGATATAGGTTTGTATTTTTTCTCTTAAAACTTGTCTGTAATAGTTTTCTAACACTTTTAAGCGGTTTTCTAAGCTTGTTTTTTGATGGACATGCAAGATTAAATATTTAGGGCTTTGGAGAACGAAGTGTTTTTTTATAGTGTGTTCAATCTTTAACAAATAGCGTTTCCCAAAAAGATAATGGCTTTCTCTCTCTAGCATTCCTCTTTGGCTCTGTCTGTTTTGGTTTAAAAAATTTTGTTGCTGTTCTTTTATCCAAGGGAGTCTTTTAATCAAAGAAAGCCTAAGGCTCTCATCGTTTAAAGCTAGAGGGCAAGACACATGCACAGAGCCATCGGGCGGGCAAACGCTAATGTGTAAATGTTTAATATCCTTTTTTTCTATGGCGATGTTGGTATTATTTAAAGTCAAACAATAAGCGTTCATTAATGATACTCCTCTATGTGTTTGGCTAAATTAAAG
It encodes:
- a CDS encoding SprT family zinc-dependent metalloprotease, producing the protein MNAYCLTLNNTNIAIEKKDIKHLHISVCPPDGSVHVSCPLALNDESLRLSLIKRLPWIKEQQQNFLNQNRQSQRGMLERESHYLFGKRYLLKIEHTIKKHFVLQSPKYLILHVHQKTSLENRLKVLENYYRQVLREKIQTYINQYEKILNESIQGFRIQKMKRIWGSCNIAKRTLLFNLELAKAPRKGIEYVVVHELLHLKARHHNEYFRDLLSLYLPNWQRAKASLKETYLEYS
- a CDS encoding TonB-dependent receptor family protein, which translates into the protein MHKKVLLALTASLICQESLFAKDKDYTLGKVSTAGKKDKSDYSGQVNLGYSGITAPKSWQDEEVKKYTGSRTVISNKALTQQANQSIEEALQNVPGLQIRNATGVGAMPTIQIRGFGAGGSGHSDATLMLVNGIPVYMAPYAHIELDIFPVTFQAIDRIDVIKGGGSVQYGPNTYGGIVNIITKPIPNQWENQAAERITYWAKARNAGFAAPPDKTGDPSFIKSLGNNLLYNTYVRSGGMINKHVGIQAQANWVRGQGFRDNSPSSISNYWLDGVYDINENNGIKAYYQYYDFAIAQPGSLSEQDYKINRFANLRPINQKGGRSQRFGAVYENRFGDLDRVGGTFSFTYYGQLMTRDFQVSSSYNSANTVTCFSEAACRAAGLPAGYNLAVPYYATNYNGWAEVENPVRSINNAFEPKVNLIVNTGKVRQTFIMGLRFMTTTFLQRQYLNTNECATKTSGEGAGFLCEGANVMSGWKPHIKHGVYRNWNNWRNNYTAVYLSDRIEAWDGRFFIVPGLRYAFVQYNNENAANWVQIPEKDLRKIKHMNNWMPSTNIGFIPVQGDHNVLTYFNYQRSFVPPQLDVLSYGGAEYFTQHFDTVEAGARYTYKDKFSFNADYFRIWARDFATGQYSVYTSGPMKGNVRPINGYSQGVELELYYRPIRGLQFHAAFNYIDTRVTSHGPLTDLNGDVLKGTSYNKHFPFVSPFQFIFDARYNWRKTTIGISSYFYSRAYSGISNSTAGGYYGMQYYSGGNNYESVLNSGYQCEAWCMTQHEGLLPWYWVWNIQVSQIFWENGRHRVTGSLQINNIFNMKYYFTGIGSSPAGLQPAPGRSVTAYLNYTF